Proteins found in one Muntiacus reevesi chromosome 2, mMunRee1.1, whole genome shotgun sequence genomic segment:
- the PSMG3 gene encoding proteasome assembly chaperone 3, producing the protein MEGKPLVTSKQKTAVVCGVPTQVVCTAFSSHILVVVTQLGKMGTLVSLEPSSVTSDIGKPVLTTKVLLGKDEPLVHVFAKNLVAFVSQEAGNRAILLALAMKDKNMEVVKALKEVIQTCQVW; encoded by the exons ATGGAAGGTAAACCTTTGGTGACATCCAAACAGAAGACTGCAGTGGTGTGTGGAGTCCCCACTCAGGTGGTCTGCACAGCCTTCAGCAGTCACATCCTGGTAGTGGTGACCCAGTTGGGGAAGATGGGTACCCTGGTCTCCCTGGAACCCAGCAGTGTGACTAGTGACATCGGCAAGCCTGTGCTGACCACTAAAGTCCTCCTTGGGAAGGATGAG CCTCTCGTCCATGTCTTTGCAAAGAACCTGGTGGCATTTGTGTCTCAAGAAGCTGGAAACAGAGCCATTCTCCTCGCCCTGGCCATGAAAGACAAGAACATGGAGGTGGTGAAGGCCCTGAAGGAGGTGATCCAGACGTGCCAGGTGTGGTGA